TCGGCGGATACCACAATCCCCGAGACCACCAAACAGCCGCAAATGCCGACCTATCACCTGAAACGCGAAGACGGCAGCGGTATTACCCTGGTCAACATCGGCGTTGGGCCGTCAAATGCCAAAACTGCGACCGATCACATCGCCGTGCTGCGCCCCCATGCCTGGCTGATGGTCGGCCACTGTGCCGGGTTGCGCAACACCCAGGCGCTGGGAGATTTTGTACTGGCGCATGCCTACCTGCGCGAAGATCACGTGCTGGATGACGACCTGCCAGTCTGGACCCCAATCCCCGCCCTTGCAGAAATTCAAATCGCACTGGAACAGGCAGTGGAAGAGGTGACCGAGCTAGAGGGCTATGACCTGAAACGGATCATGCGAACCGGCACTGTCGCCACCATCGACAACCGCAACTGGGAGTTGCGCGATCAATCCGGCCCGGTGCAGCGCCTGAGCCAATCCCGCGCGGTTGCCCTTGACATGGAGAGCGCGACGATTGCCGCCAACGGCTACCGGTTTCGGGTCCCATATGGCACCTTGCTATGCGTCTCTGATAAACCTTTGCACGGCGAACTGAAGCTGCCGGGTATGGCATCGGATTTCTATCGCACCCAAGTCGCACGCCACTTAATGATCGGAATACGCGCAATGGAACGTCTGCGTGGCATGCCATTGGAGCGGTTGCATAGCCGAAAACTGCGGTCCTTCGACGAAACGGCCTTCCTCTAAAGGCTTTTTCAGCGTATTTCAGCTGAAATTGGCTAGTTTTCCCCATATTTCGTTACACTATTCGTTGTGTTAGGCCACAACATAACGCTAAGGTCACGCAATGAGGCCCCATAAGTCGGGCAGACGTAAGGAGACAAAGAATGTCCAAACCAATGACAAAAACCCAGCTCGTTGCCGCTCTGGCCGAAGACATGGGCAGCGATAAAAAAGCCGCAGGCGCAGCTCTGGAAGCCGTTTGTGACCTGATCACCCGCGAAGTATCCGGCGGCGGTGCTGTCACACTTCCCGGCGTTGGCAAGATCTATTGCCGCGAGCGCCCAGAGCGCGAAGTGCGCAATCCTGCCACTGGCGAAAAATTCATGAAAGAAGCCGACAAGGTTGTCAAAATGACAATCGCCAAAGCGCTGAAAGACAGCGTTAACGGCTAAGCTTGAATTCACTTTGAATTTAGGAAAGGGTCGCCCCAACGGGCGGCCCTTTTCCGTCGTTACATAGCAAAGGTACGTTTCATGGATGGTGTTAACCTGGCCCTGATCATGGCCGCAGGATTGCTGGCAGGGGCCAGTCCGGGACCAGCCACACTGACCATTGCGGGCACATCCATGCAGCAGGGTCGCAAGGCTGGTCTGGTCCTGGCTTCTGGGATCAGCACCGGCTCGTTGATCTGGTCGGTTTCTGCGGCCTTTGGCTTGGGGGCCGTGATGCTGGCCAATGCCTGGTTGTTTGAGGTCGCCCGATACGCTGGTGCCGCTTATTTGATGTACCTGGCTTTCCGCTCGGCACGGTCTGCTTTGCGATCTGGGACGCCTGAAATGAAAAGTTCCCGGGCCAAGTCGCTGAGGGCAATTTTTGCCAAAGGTCTTGCGTTGCACATAACCAACCCCAAGGCAGTTCTTTTCTTTGGATCACTGTATGCCATTGCCATTCCACCTGGCACATCGCCCTCGGTTTTATTGACCGTTATCGCCGTGATTGCGGTGCAAAGCACGCTGGTGTTCCACGGCTATGCACTGTTGTTTTCCAGCGCCACCGCAGCGCGCATCTATCAGCGGTTGCGGCGCGGGTTTGAAGCCGTTTTTGCAGCTGCATTTGCCACCGCCAGTTGGCAGATTTTCACCGCTCGGTTCAGCTAACGTCAATTCGGCCGGTAACAGACGGACACATAAGGATCACCAAGTATGGATGCACGCGCAATTGCCATGGGGCTTGCCTTTGCCTTTATGTGGTCCTCGGCCTTTACCTCGGCGCGGATAATTGTCGCCGATGCCTCGCCGTTGTTCTCACTGGCGCTGCGGTTTCTGGTGTCCGGACTGATTGGCGTCTGTATTGCCCGTGCCATGGGGCAGACGTGGCACCTGAACCGCATCCAATGGCGAGCCACCATCATTTTCGGGGTCTGCCAGAACGCATTGTATCTGGGGCTTAACTTTGTCGCCATGCAGACAGTTCAGGCGTCACTGGCTGCCATTATCGCCGCCACGATGCCCCTGTTGGTGGCGCTGGCATCCTGGGTGTTGTTCAAAGAACGGTTGAGGCCGCTGGGTATTGCAGGGTTGCTGGCGGGCGTGCTGGGGGTGGGTCTGATCATGGGAACCCGGATCAGCGCCGGGGTAGACCTGTATGGCATGGCGTTATGCGGACTTGGCGTACTGGCGCTAACTGTCGCCACACTGGCACTGCGTGGGGCGACATCAGGCGGCAACTTCATGATGGTGGTGGGGCTGCAGATGCTCGTCGGGGCAGCCCTGCTGTTTGTCGCCGCCCTGTTGTTCGAGGACATCTATATCAATCCCACACTGTCGCTGGCGCTGGCCTTTGCCTATACCACGCTGGTGCCCGGACTGATTGCCACCTTTATCTGGGTGTTGCTGCTGAACCGCATCGGACCACTACGCGCGGCGACGTTTCACTTTCTAAACCCAGTGTTTGGCGTCGCTGTCGCCGCCATGCTGCTGGGTGAGCGCCTTGGACCAATGGACATGGTGGGCGTGCTGATTGTCACCGTCGGTATCCTGGCTGTGCAACTGTCGCGCCAGCCTGCCACCGTCACGAAACCCACTGCGGCGGAATGAGGGTGCAGATCGTGAAAGTTTACAGTAGCCTTACGGTAAGAAAAAGGGAGCCGCTATGTCCGATAAACTGAACCAGGTCTTGCAGGCCATTGATAGGGTCAATGCATCGGATCCCAAGCTTGAAGACGGTCAACCCGAATCGCAGCTTTACGGCCTGCGTATGAGCACTGAGTTGGCCCGATTGTTCCCCGATGCGAGTGAACCGCTGCAAATTGCCGCCCGTGGCCAACATGTTGAGCGCTGGAAGCTAAGGCGCGACACCTACCCCGAGGGCCGTGCAGGCTATCTGACCTGGCGCAAGGATCAAGCCCGCCATCATGCCGATGTGGTCGCCGCCCTGATGCAGGACGCAGGGTACCCGGCAACAGACATTCAGACAGCTGGCCAGATGCTGCGCAAGGAGGGTCTGAAACGCGATGCCGGAGTGCAGGCCTTTGAGGACGTAATCTGCTTTGTCTTTCTGAAATGGTATTTCGCCCCTTTTGCGGCCAAACACTCGGCAAAAAAAATCCAAAGCATCGTAGAGAAAACCGCACGCAAAATGTCGGCCGAGGCGCGCGCCCGTGTGCTGCAAGAGTTCGAGTTGCCCACAGATCTGGCCGCGGCCTTCGCCAGCTAGTCCTCCCGCCCGTCGTCAGGATCTGGCGATCCCTTCTCCCGTTGGGCATGGCCGCGCCTTTGGCGCGGCGGAACCGCCCATCCGTGATGCTGCACAATGGCGCGAGGACGCTGAAACATTGCTTTGCATGTGCCACAAGTCATCCCATCTACTGGTGGAACCCAAAAAGCCGGAGGCCAAATGCCCAAATACAATAAAAACCCGGACGTAATCGCCGCACTCTCGCCTGAAGAATATCATGTAACACAGAATGCAGGCACCGAACGCCCTGGCTCTGGCGCGCTGCTAGGGAACAAGGCCCCCGGAGTATATGTGGATATCGTATCGGGCGAGCCGCTGTTTGCCTCGTCCGACAAATACGAATCTGGCTGCGGCTGGCCCAGTTTCACCAAGCCCATTGAACCCGCCTATATGCAGGAACTGCAGGATCATACCCTGGGCATGGCCCGCACCGAGGTCCGGTCGACCCACGGCGACAGCCACCTGGGGCATGTCTTCCCTGACGGGCCAGCCGATCGCGGTGGGTTGCGGTACTGCATCAACTCGGCCGCCCTGCGCTTTGTCCATCGTGATGACATGGCAGACGAGGGCTATGGCGACTACATCAACCATGTGGAGGACGTAACATGAGTACCACAGAGCGCGCAGTATTGGCCGGCGGCTGTTTTTGGGGCATGCAGGACTTGATCCGCAAGCGGCCCGGCGTGATTAGCACCCGCGTCGGCTATACCGGTGGCGACGTTGAGAACGCCACTTATCGTAACCATGGCACCCATGCCGAAGGTATCGAGATTATCTTTGACCCTGCGGTGACATCATACCGCGAGATGCTGGAATTTTTCTTTCAGATCCATGATCCGACAACAAGCGACCGCCAAGGCAACGACATGGGGATGAGTTATCGTTCGGCGATATACATCACCAGTGAGGGTCAAAAAGCAGTGGCCGAAGATACCATCGCCGATGTCGAGGCCTCTGGTCTATGGCCGGGCAAAGTGGTCACCGAAGTCGAGCCGGTGGCTGAATTCTGGCAGGCCGAACCCGAGCATCAAGACTATCTGCAAAACCGCCCTGACGGCTATACCTGTCATTTTGCCCGCCCCGACTGGGTGCTGCCGAAACGCGCTAAAGCCTCGTAAAGCTAGGCCAACCGCTGCGCCGCCCAGCGTGCGGCATCAGCAACGGCAGCATCGGGATCATCAACCAGCACCTGCGCCACCGGGCGCAGGCTGGGATCTTGCGAGTTTCCTATTGCATACAGAACATTGCGAATAAAACGATCACGGCCAATGCGTTTGATGGGCGATCCCGAAAACATTGCGCGAAACGCGGCATCATCCAGCATGGCGAGCTCTGCCAGTTTCGGCGCCTTCAGCTCCTCGCGGGCGGCATAACGCATGTCGCTCGCCGCAACTGCAAATTTGTTCCAGGGACAGGCTGCCAGGCAATCATCACAACCATAGATGCGGTTGCCCAACTTGACGCGCAGTTCTTCCTCCACCGGCCCTTTGTACTCTATCGACAGGTAGGAAATGCAGCGCCGTGCATCCAGCTGATAGGGCGCAACAAAGGCATCGGTTGGGCAGGCATCCAGACAGGACCGGCAAGACCCGCACCGGTCAGGTTCCGCGGGATCCACCGGCAGCTCTAGCGTGGTAAAAACAGACCCTATAAAGGCCCAGTTACCCCAGTCCCGGCTAACAAGGTTGCTGTGTTTCCCCTGCCATCCCAGCCCGGCGGCCTGGCCCAGCGCCTTTTCCGGCACCGGAGCAGTGTCCACAAATACCTTGACCTCAGCCTCAGACCCTTTTGCCTTGGCAGTCTCAATCAACCAGCGTGCCAGTCGCTTCAGTCGCTTTTTAACAAGATCATGGTAATCCTTGTTCTGAGCATAGACCGAAATCGCACCCCTCTCGCGATGTTGCAAAATCTCGGTCGGATCATGCTCAGGCGCATAGCTTTCCGCCAGCATGATCACTGATTGCGCCTCGGGCCACAATAACGCCGGATCGCCACGCCAATGGGTGCGTTCAGCCATCCACCCCATCTGACCGTGATACTCAGCGTCAATATAAGCCGCCAGCCGGTTTGGCACCTCAGGCACATCCCATGGACGGCATATCCGGCACGACACAAACCCCTCATCCAGGGCGCGCTCCACCAAAGCCTTTTTCAACATAGATCCCATATTCATCTGGCCCAAAATATCCTCGGGGGGGAGCCGACAGGTGATGGGGGCAGACAGCCCCCGCACGCCCTATCCGATCAGAAATCCAGGTCGGCGTAATGCGGTGGCGGGCGAAACCCGGACACTTGATCCGCCAGGATGGACCGGAACGCTGGTCGAGATTTGATTTTGGCGTACCAGTCCTTAACCACAGCAGACCTATTCCAATCCACATCCGAAATATAATCAAGACAGGACAAATGCGCCGCAGCCGCAAAATCAGCCAGCGTCATCACATCCCCGGCCAACCAACGGCGCTGATCCAGCAACCAGGCCATATAATCCAAATGGTACTTAATGGCCTTGGCACCATCTTTTACATTGCGGCTGTCCGGATAGCCCTGTCCGGTGATCTTCTTATTCACCCTCTCATACAAAAGCTTCGAGGTCACATCATGGTGAAACTTATCATCAAACCAGGACACCAGCCGACGCACTTCATAGCGCGCCTCGGGGTCTTTTGGCATCAGCGGTGGCTCGGGACGGGTTTCTTCCAGATATTCACAAATCGCTGCACTTTCGGACATCATCTTGCCGTCCAATCGCACCACCGGCACTTTGCCAGCCGGGTTGCGCCGCAGGAAATCGGGATCTGCCTCCCAATAGCGTTCTTCGACCAGATCGACCTCGATCTTCTTTTCCGCCAGTGACAGGCGGACTTTGCGACAAAATGGAGAGAGCGGTACGTGGTGCAGGCGGGCCATAGCGGTCAGATGCGTCCTGAATCAAAAGAAAGGTGCCGTCCAGCAATGCCCCGCGCTGACAAGAATTTCAATCCTCGAAACACGCAGCACGACCATCTGCGCGGATGGTGGCCGCTCCATCTGCAATATGAAGCGCTCTTTTTCTCACCTTGGGACTGGGTTTCAGCGCTGACCGGCTTTTGGGAGACGGCAACACAGCCGCAAGCAAAGATGCCTGCCGTGCAGTTAGCTGATCCGGCGCAACATCAAAGTTAGCCCGTGCGGCTGCTTTCACCCCAAACACGCCTTCTCCCATTTCCGCGACATTCAAATAGACTTCCAGAATGCGCCGTTTGCTCCAGATCATCTCAACCGCCGGCGTGATCAAGGTTTCCAAGGCTTTACGCAGCCAGCTACGCTCCTGCCAAAGAAACACATTTTTCACCACCTGTTGGGAAATGGTGGACCCGCCGCGCTGACTGCCTTCGTCCAGCACCGCCCGTACGGCCTGCACATCAATACCCCAATGCTGGCAAAACCGGGCATCCTCGGCGGCCACAACAGCGCGTGCCATAACCGGAGCGATCTCCTCTATGGGGACCCACTCCTGATCAATACGACGATCCAACCGGCTGCCCTCGGTCCACATGGTATGCGTGGTGGGCGGGTTCACCACTGAAAACAACAGGATGAAAAATCCAATGAACGCAACAAAGGCGAGACAGCCGCGCAGTAGCCAGCGCCGCAGCAATTGCCAGAGGCCTGTCTTTCTCTTACTTTTGGATTTCTTCTTTTTTGTCTTCGCCATGAAGCCTCTATAGGGCACCGAATGGGCGGCTCAAACCCGAAATTTTCCATAACGCGGCTGAAATATATATGGCCACACCGTTGACCCGCCCTAAGTGATCGCAATTAGGGAGGACTGCGTATGTTTTCAATTCAGCAATCACTTTTTGCCGCTTCGGTTACGGCTGGTTTGCTCTTAAGCCACGCCGCTGTGGCGCAAGAAATACCCAAGGAGGGTCCGGTTGATTTTGAAGTTTCAAGCATAGGCGAGGCTTCAATCCTCGCGGCCAGCCCAGGCACTCTGCAATTAAATTATGTCGTCAACGGCCTGCGTAATTCGAATGGAGACGGGGTTAACGGCTTAGCCAGCATGCATTGTGTAGGTGCCGCTACTATCGTCGACGGCAAGTGGGATAATGAAAGTGGATTGTGCAGAACCACTTACCCAGATGGAAGCTCCTCCATGACCCGCTACAATGGTTCCGGCACCCTGGGAGGTCTTGCAGAGGGAGCCTGGTCATTCGTGAGCGGCACTGGCGCTCTCGAAGGTATTACCGGCGGCGGGACATATACCCGGGTTTCCGGCCCCAGAGCCAGTGAAACCCGTTCGACATCCCGCAGCACCGTCAAAGGAAATTATAAGCTGCCATAATATTAAGACCCCCTCGCAACATCAGTTGCGAGGGGGTCTTATTCTTCCTCCGGTCCATTTTACTCGGCCGGAACTGCGGCCTTCTCGATGGACAGCGGATGTGGCAGATGCGTCAGCATCTCAATCGGGCAGACCTGCAGAAAGTTCTGCTTTTCACTGTCCCAGTGCTGCAGGATATCCGCGGCCTTGCGGCTGCTGGTTTCCTGCAGGTGGCGCTCGATCAGATCTTTCAGCTGATTTTCCCAATGCGCCACAGTGACTGGGTTGGTGACCAGAGTTTCCATGTTCATCATGGCCTCGGCTTTACCGTCAGGGTCATACAGGTAAGCCATACCGCCGGTCATCCCAGCACCAAAGTTGGCACCAATTGATCCAAGGATAACCGCAAGACCTCCGGTCATATATTCGCAGCCACAGGCACCGCAGCCCTCGATCACCACTTTGGCGCCCGAGTTGCGCACGGCAAACCGTTCGCCGGCGAAACCGGCTGCGAACAGGTAGCCATCAGTAGCACCGTACAGAACCGTGTTGCCGATGATGGTGTTGTCCGACGCCTTCAGCGGGCTAACCTGCGGAGGACGTACCACAATGGTACCACCAGACAGACCCTTACCAACATAATCATTGGCATCGCCCGACACTTCCAGCTTTAGCCCCGGTGCCGCAAAGGCGCCCAGTGACTGACCAGCAGAGCCCTGCAGTTTCACCGTCAGGTGATCCGACTGGAAGGAATTACGCATACCGAAGTTGCGCACAATGTGGCTGGACGTCCGGGTGCCGACGGTCCGGTGGGTGTTCTGCACTGTATAAGACAGCTGCATCTTTTCACCGTCTTCCAGGAACCGGGCCGCATCGCGCACGATCTCGGCATCCAGCGTATCGGGCACCACGTTGCGTTCTTTGTCCCGGTTGTACACGATATCAGCCGAGCCATCGACGGTGATCAGCAACGGGTTCAGATCCAGATCATCCAGATGTGCCGAGCCACGGCTGACCTGCGCCAACAGATCCGCGCGGCCGACCACCTCGTCCATGCTGCGCGCGCCAATCGAGGCCAGCAGTTCGCGGACTTCCTGTGCATAGAAGGTGATCAGGTTCACGACCTTGTCGGCAGCATTGTCCACAAACTTGGCACGCAGTGCTTCGTCTTGTGTGCAGACACCAACCGGGCAAGTGTTAGACTGGCACTGACGCACCATGATGCAGCCCATTGAGATCAAGGCTGCCGTGCCGATGCCGTATTCCTCGGCCCCCAACATCGCGGCCATCAACACGTCCCGTCCCGTGCGCAAACCACCATCGGTACGCAGAGTGACCCTGCCGCGAAGGTTGTTCATGCTTAGCACCTGATGCGCCTCGGTCAGGCCCATTTCCCACGGCAGGCCTGCATATTTGATCGACGTCGCAGGCGAAGCCCCGGTGCCACCGTTGTGGCCTGAGATAAGGATCACGTCGGCTTTGGCCTTTGCCACGCCTGCGGCAATGGTGCCAACACCCGACGATGCCACCAGTTTCACTGTCACCTTACAACGCGGGTTGATCTGCTTGAGATCATAGATCAGCTGCGCCAGATCTTCGATCGAGTAGATATCGTGGTGCGGTGGCGGCGAGATCAGGGTCACACCCTTGGTCGAGTGACGCAGGCGCGCAATCAGGTCGGTGACCTTCATGCCCGGCAACTGGCCGCCCTCACCCGGTTTTGCACCCTGAGCCACCTTGATCTCCAGCTCTTCGCACTGGTTCAGGTATTCGGCAGTGACGCCAAACCGGCCCGAGGCGACCTGTTTGATCTTGGCAGAGGGATTGTCGCCGTTTGGTTCCGGTACAAAGTGCGCCGGATCTTCACCGCCCTCGCCCGAATCCGATTTGGCACCGATACGGTTCATTGCAACATTCAGGGCTTTGTGCGCTTCGGGCGACAGTGCCCCCAACGACATACCCGGTGTGACAAAACGTTTGCGGATCGAAGTAATGCTTTCGACCTCTTCAATCGGCACGGGCTTGCCCAATGGCTTAACATCCAGCAGATCGCGCAGATGGATCGGCGGATTGCTCTTCATCTTGGCCGAGTACTGCTTCCACAGCTCAAAAGATGCGTTGTGACACGCCATTTGCAACAGCTTCATCGAGCTGGCTTCCCAGGCATGGGTCTCGCCCGATTTGCGCGCTTTGTAGAAGCCACCAACCGGCAACACGTCCTGACCGTTAATCCAGCCTTTGGCGTGGGCCTCGACGGCTTTGGTCTGAATGCCGGTTACACCGATGCCAGAGATCCGGCTGGTCATGCCCGGGAAAAACTCGGCACACATCGCGCGCGACAGGCCCACGGCCTCAAAGTTCAACCCGCCCCGGTACGAAGAAATCACCGAGATACCCATCTTGGCCATGATCTTAAGCAGGCCCTGATCAATCGCGTTGCGATAGCGGGTAACGTTCTCGGTCAGGGTGCCATCAAGCAGCCCGCGCTCAACCCGCTCGGCCAGTGAATCTTCGGCAAGATAGGCGTTCACCACTGTGGCACCACAGCCGATCAGTACCGCAAAGTAGTGCGGATCAACGCATTCAGCAGACCGCACGTTCAAAGAGCAGAACGTGCGCAGACCCTTGCGTGTCAGATGCGAATGCACCGCACTGGTCGCCAGGATCATCGGCATCGCAACCCGGGCCGCGTTCGAGTGTTGATCGGTCAGGACCAGGTGGCCCGCACCAGAACGCACGGCCTCTTCTGTTTCGGCCCTAACACGCGCCAAAGCGGCACTAAGCGCGCCTTCACCAGGGACAAAGGAACAGTCGATTTCTGCCAGCGGTGAATTAAATTCAGACGTAAGTTTGTCCCACTGGGCATTGCCAACAAAGGGGCTCTCAAGCACGATGATTTCGGTCTGGCTGCTGCTTTCTTCCAACACGTTTTTGAGGTTTCCAAAACGGGTTTTCAGGCTCATCACCCGGAATTCGCGCAAGCTATCGATTGGCGGGTTGGTCACCTGACTAAAGTTCTGACGGAAGAAGTGGCTCAGCGGGCGATACATCTTGGATAGCACCGCGCTGGGGGTGTCATCCCCCATAGAGGCGAGTGTCTCTTTGCCGTCTTCAGCCATCGGAGACAGGATCTGCTCCAGTTCTTCAATGGTGTAACCGGCGGCATTCTGACGTTTGTGCAACTCGTCCCCGGTGAACAAAGCCTTCTCGGTGACACCGGACAGGGTCTCTTCCAGACTGTTGATCTTGCCGACCCATTCGCCAAACGGACGCGCTGCGGCCAGTTGATCCTTGATCTCGGTGTCGCGGAACAGTTTGCCCGCTTTCATGTCGACGGCGATCATCTGACCCGGGCCCAAAGCGCCCTTTGCGACCACTGTGGCCTCGTCGATTGGCACCATGCCAGCCTCGGAGCCAGCGATCAGCAACCCGTCACCGGTGATGACGTAGCGCATTGGGCGTAATCCGTTGCGGTCCAGACCTGCGCAAACCCATTGACCATCTGTCATAGCCAGCGCTGCAGGGCCATCCCAGGGCTCCATGACGGAGTTGCAGTAGGAATACATGTCGACCCAAGGCTGTGGCAGGCCGACAACCTGCTTCGACCAGCTTTCCGGAACCAGCATGGTTTTTGCCATTGGCGCAGAGCGGCCCGCGCGCACCATGACTTCGAACACACAATCCAGCGCCGCCGAATCCGAGGCACCGCCGGGGACGATCGGCTTAATATCTTCAGCCAACTCGCCGAAGAACGACGACGCCATGCGGATTTCATGGCTCTTCATCCAGTTCAGGTTGCCCTTCAGCGTGTTGATCTCGCCGTTATGGGCCAACATGCGGAACGGTTGCGCCAGCCACCACTGCGGGAAGGTGTTGGTGGAATACCGCTGGTGATAGATCGCAAACGTGCTTTCAAACCGTTCGTCCATCAGATCGGGGTAGAAAACAGCAACCTGTTCCGCCAGCATCATGCCTTTGTAGATGATCGACCGACAGCTCAGCGAAGCGATATACAGACCGGCCACATTTGCAGTGGCGGCGGCTTTTTCAATCCGGCGGCGAATCACATACAGCTCACGCTCGAAAGTTTCTTCGTCCACACCCTTGGAGTTACTGATAAGGATTTGCTCAATTTCAGGGCGGGTGGCATTGGCTTTTTCACCCAGACAGGTCACATCCACCGGCACGTGACGCCAGCCGTAGATCGAATAGCCCATGCGCAGAACTTCGGTCTCAACGATGGTCCGGCAGGTTTCCTGGGCCCCAAGATCGGTGCGCGGCAGAAAGACCTGACCCACGGCCATCAACTGATCTTCGCGCGGGACGTGGCCGGTACGTTTGATCTGATCGTAGAAGAACCGAACCGGGATCTCGACGTGGATACCAGCGCCGTCACCGGTTTTACCATCTGCATCCACAGCACCCCGGTGCCAGATTGCCTTTAGGGCATCAATGCCGGCCTCAACCACTGTGCGGCTTTTTTTGCCATTGATAGAGACAACCAGCCCCACCCCACAGGATGAGTGCTCTTCCGCTTCGGAATAAAGCCCGTTTTCAGCCATGTACTGGCGTTTGGTTTCTTCGGCACGCACCCATTCGGCATCATACTTGGTCATTGGTCGTCTCCTTCTTCGGGTGCAAACAGGGCGATGGTTTCAGCCACTGTCAGCCGTTTATGATCTCCGGCGAGCGCGTAGCCATCCGGTTTTTGGTCGCTAAAAAATTCCAGCGCCATTGTGTTATTTGCGGCGTTGTCGAACAAACCAGCCGCCAGACTTTTGTGATCGTCGTGCACAGTTGCGTACCAAAGTGCCGAGCCGCAGGTGTCACAGAATGCACGTTCCGCCCAGTCGGACGAGCGGTATGTTTTAACCGGCCCGGTCACAGTCAGCGAGCCGGGCACAGTTGGCACAGACATATACATGCTGCTGGTCCAGCGGCGGCACATGTCGCAGTGGCAGGCGCGAAGAACAGGGTCAGCGCGGGTTGCCGCAACATTCACCGCACCGCACATGCACTGGCCTTTCAGCTCGCTCATATCTGCCCCCTATTTATTCTGCGGCAACGGCCTGAGCTGCATTGAGGCTTGCAATGATCGCTTCGGCGCAATCGCGGCCATCCTTGATTGCCCAGACCACCAGCGAAGCACCGCGCACAATGTCGCCCACGGCGTAAA
This portion of the Parasedimentitalea marina genome encodes:
- a CDS encoding DUF4202 domain-containing protein, with the protein product MSDKLNQVLQAIDRVNASDPKLEDGQPESQLYGLRMSTELARLFPDASEPLQIAARGQHVERWKLRRDTYPEGRAGYLTWRKDQARHHADVVAALMQDAGYPATDIQTAGQMLRKEGLKRDAGVQAFEDVICFVFLKWYFAPFAAKHSAKKIQSIVEKTARKMSAEARARVLQEFELPTDLAAAFAS
- a CDS encoding LysE family translocator is translated as MDGVNLALIMAAGLLAGASPGPATLTIAGTSMQQGRKAGLVLASGISTGSLIWSVSAAFGLGAVMLANAWLFEVARYAGAAYLMYLAFRSARSALRSGTPEMKSSRAKSLRAIFAKGLALHITNPKAVLFFGSLYAIAIPPGTSPSVLLTVIAVIAVQSTLVFHGYALLFSSATAARIYQRLRRGFEAVFAAAFATASWQIFTARFS
- the msrB gene encoding peptide-methionine (R)-S-oxide reductase MsrB, which encodes MPKYNKNPDVIAALSPEEYHVTQNAGTERPGSGALLGNKAPGVYVDIVSGEPLFASSDKYESGCGWPSFTKPIEPAYMQELQDHTLGMARTEVRSTHGDSHLGHVFPDGPADRGGLRYCINSAALRFVHRDDMADEGYGDYINHVEDVT
- a CDS encoding HU family DNA-binding protein; this encodes MSKPMTKTQLVAALAEDMGSDKKAAGAALEAVCDLITREVSGGGAVTLPGVGKIYCRERPEREVRNPATGEKFMKEADKVVKMTIAKALKDSVNG
- a CDS encoding DMT family transporter, translated to MDARAIAMGLAFAFMWSSAFTSARIIVADASPLFSLALRFLVSGLIGVCIARAMGQTWHLNRIQWRATIIFGVCQNALYLGLNFVAMQTVQASLAAIIAATMPLLVALASWVLFKERLRPLGIAGLLAGVLGVGLIMGTRISAGVDLYGMALCGLGVLALTVATLALRGATSGGNFMMVVGLQMLVGAALLFVAALLFEDIYINPTLSLALAFAYTTLVPGLIATFIWVLLLNRIGPLRAATFHFLNPVFGVAVAAMLLGERLGPMDMVGVLIVTVGILAVQLSRQPATVTKPTAAE
- the mtgA gene encoding monofunctional biosynthetic peptidoglycan transglycosylase; protein product: MAKTKKKKSKSKRKTGLWQLLRRWLLRGCLAFVAFIGFFILLFSVVNPPTTHTMWTEGSRLDRRIDQEWVPIEEIAPVMARAVVAAEDARFCQHWGIDVQAVRAVLDEGSQRGGSTISQQVVKNVFLWQERSWLRKALETLITPAVEMIWSKRRILEVYLNVAEMGEGVFGVKAAARANFDVAPDQLTARQASLLAAVLPSPKSRSALKPSPKVRKRALHIADGAATIRADGRAACFED
- a CDS encoding glutathione S-transferase family protein, which encodes MARLHHVPLSPFCRKVRLSLAEKKIEVDLVEERYWEADPDFLRRNPAGKVPVVRLDGKMMSESAAICEYLEETRPEPPLMPKDPEARYEVRRLVSWFDDKFHHDVTSKLLYERVNKKITGQGYPDSRNVKDGAKAIKYHLDYMAWLLDQRRWLAGDVMTLADFAAAAHLSCLDYISDVDWNRSAVVKDWYAKIKSRPAFRSILADQVSGFRPPPHYADLDF
- the queG gene encoding tRNA epoxyqueuosine(34) reductase QueG; amino-acid sequence: MNMGSMLKKALVERALDEGFVSCRICRPWDVPEVPNRLAAYIDAEYHGQMGWMAERTHWRGDPALLWPEAQSVIMLAESYAPEHDPTEILQHRERGAISVYAQNKDYHDLVKKRLKRLARWLIETAKAKGSEAEVKVFVDTAPVPEKALGQAAGLGWQGKHSNLVSRDWGNWAFIGSVFTTLELPVDPAEPDRCGSCRSCLDACPTDAFVAPYQLDARRCISYLSIEYKGPVEEELRVKLGNRIYGCDDCLAACPWNKFAVAASDMRYAAREELKAPKLAELAMLDDAAFRAMFSGSPIKRIGRDRFIRNVLYAIGNSQDPSLRPVAQVLVDDPDAAVADAARWAAQRLA
- the msrA gene encoding peptide-methionine (S)-S-oxide reductase MsrA; translated protein: MSTTERAVLAGGCFWGMQDLIRKRPGVISTRVGYTGGDVENATYRNHGTHAEGIEIIFDPAVTSYREMLEFFFQIHDPTTSDRQGNDMGMSYRSAIYITSEGQKAVAEDTIADVEASGLWPGKVVTEVEPVAEFWQAEPEHQDYLQNRPDGYTCHFARPDWVLPKRAKAS